From a region of the Fischerella sp. JS2 genome:
- a CDS encoding ABC transporter ATP-binding protein → MATLADISSVRSLKGSVEIENLSVSFRRKGHTVQVLDSINLQIYPGEFACLLGPSGCGKSTILNVIAGFIKPTNGSVFVDKQQVTTPGADRGFVFQQYSLLPWKTTFENVEFGLKIQGLPKLQRQELVNDYLNRVGLYKHRHSYPHQLSGGMQQRASIVRALVNSPSVLLMDEPFAALDAQTRQMMRELLLTIWSNLKLTVIFVTHDIEEAIFLSDKIFVMGFYPGNIKAKIDIGLERPRHIDCLLSSEFAKLNRQIFELIREETLKSMELD, encoded by the coding sequence ATGGCTACGCTGGCAGATATAAGTTCGGTGCGATCGCTTAAAGGATCTGTTGAAATTGAGAATTTATCTGTATCTTTTAGGCGAAAGGGTCATACAGTGCAGGTTTTAGATTCTATCAATCTGCAAATCTATCCTGGTGAATTTGCTTGTTTGTTGGGACCCTCAGGCTGTGGTAAATCAACGATCCTAAATGTGATCGCAGGGTTCATTAAACCAACTAACGGCTCTGTCTTTGTTGACAAGCAACAAGTCACTACTCCTGGTGCAGACCGAGGGTTTGTTTTTCAGCAGTATTCTTTGTTACCTTGGAAAACCACATTTGAGAATGTCGAGTTTGGACTTAAGATTCAGGGATTACCGAAATTACAACGGCAGGAGTTGGTGAATGATTACTTAAATAGAGTAGGTCTCTATAAGCACCGTCATTCTTACCCTCATCAACTTTCAGGAGGAATGCAGCAACGGGCAAGTATTGTTAGAGCATTGGTAAACTCTCCTTCAGTACTACTGATGGATGAACCTTTCGCAGCTTTAGATGCCCAAACACGTCAAATGATGCGGGAGCTTTTATTAACTATTTGGAGTAACCTCAAGCTAACAGTAATTTTTGTTACTCACGATATTGAAGAAGCCATTTTTCTGAGTGACAAAATTTTTGTCATGGGTTTTTATCCAGGTAATATCAAAGCAAAGATAGATATAGGCTTAGAGCGACCTCGTCATATAGATTGTTTATTATCCTCTGAATTTGCCAAACTGAATCGGCAAATTTTTGAATTAATTCGCGAAGAAACACTCAAAAGCATGGAGTTAGATTAA
- a CDS encoding fumarate reductase/succinate dehydrogenase flavoprotein subunit: MDIQINTQRIQTDVLVIGGGTAGTMAAIKAKQAHPDGDVLILEKANIRRSGAIAMGMDGVNTAVIPGNSTPEQYVREVTIANDGIVNQKAVYQTGKLGFEVIQELESWGVKFQKDTQGNYDLKQVHRVGKYVLPMPEGKDLKTILTRQVKRHKVRVTNRVMATRVLVQNGRAIGAVGFDVRSGDFVVIQAKAVILCTGACGRLGLPLSGYLYGTYENPTNAGDGYSMAYHAGAELTNIECFQINPLIKDYNGPACAYVAGPFGAYTANAEGYRFIRCDYWSGQMMLEIWKELNSGKGPIQLKMTHLDEDTIAEIESILWSNERPSRGRFHEGRGENYRTHGVEMHISEIGLCSGHSASGVWVNEKAETTIPGLYAAGDMASVPHNYMIGAFVFGRLAGIHAVDYIQELEHIEPDLDFLKAEKARIYAPLTRPNGIPHTQVEYKLRRLVNDYLQPPKVGHKMEIGLNYFTRYNETLDMMGARDPHELMRCMEVHFIRDCAEMAARSSLYRRESRWGLYHYRLDYPEKNNEEWFCHINLKKHESGEMILFKRQVEPYVVEVDLEKEVYDVAVRKR; this comes from the coding sequence GTGGATATTCAAATTAACACACAACGAATACAAACAGATGTTCTAGTCATTGGGGGGGGTACGGCTGGAACAATGGCAGCGATCAAGGCGAAGCAAGCTCATCCTGATGGTGATGTACTGATTTTAGAAAAGGCAAACATTCGTCGCAGTGGTGCGATCGCGATGGGTATGGATGGAGTCAACACAGCCGTTATCCCCGGCAATTCCACCCCAGAGCAGTATGTTCGCGAAGTGACAATTGCTAATGATGGCATCGTCAACCAAAAAGCAGTCTATCAAACAGGCAAGCTTGGCTTTGAAGTTATCCAAGAACTGGAAAGTTGGGGAGTTAAATTTCAAAAAGATACTCAAGGAAATTACGACTTAAAACAAGTGCATCGGGTAGGAAAATATGTATTACCGATGCCAGAAGGCAAGGATCTCAAAACAATTTTGACCCGTCAGGTAAAACGACATAAAGTCAGAGTCACTAATCGCGTCATGGCAACTCGCGTGCTTGTGCAGAATGGGCGTGCGATCGGGGCAGTTGGGTTTGACGTGCGATCAGGGGATTTTGTCGTCATTCAAGCAAAGGCAGTAATTCTCTGTACTGGAGCCTGTGGACGTTTGGGGCTGCCTTTGTCTGGCTACCTCTACGGCACCTATGAAAATCCCACAAATGCAGGCGATGGCTACTCAATGGCATATCACGCCGGAGCAGAACTAACAAATATTGAGTGCTTTCAGATCAATCCATTGATCAAAGACTATAACGGACCCGCCTGTGCTTATGTTGCTGGTCCCTTTGGTGCTTACACCGCCAATGCTGAAGGTTATCGCTTCATCCGGTGTGATTATTGGAGCGGTCAAATGATGCTGGAGATTTGGAAGGAACTTAACTCTGGTAAAGGACCGATCCAACTCAAAATGACCCACCTTGATGAAGATACGATCGCAGAGATTGAATCTATTCTTTGGTCAAACGAGCGCCCTAGTCGTGGGCGATTCCATGAAGGGCGAGGAGAAAATTACCGCACTCATGGCGTAGAAATGCACATTTCAGAGATTGGTTTGTGCAGTGGTCACAGCGCATCTGGCGTTTGGGTAAATGAGAAAGCCGAAACGACAATACCAGGATTGTATGCAGCAGGGGATATGGCAAGTGTTCCCCATAATTACATGATTGGGGCATTTGTATTTGGACGATTAGCAGGTATCCATGCTGTAGACTATATCCAAGAATTGGAGCATATCGAGCCTGATTTAGACTTTTTAAAAGCAGAGAAAGCACGGATTTATGCTCCGCTCACTCGCCCGAATGGTATCCCCCATACGCAAGTGGAGTATAAATTGCGCCGACTGGTTAACGATTATCTACAACCACCGAAGGTGGGTCACAAGATGGAAATTGGGTTAAACTACTTTACCCGCTACAACGAAACTTTGGACATGATGGGTGCGCGTGATCCCCACGAACTCATGCGGTGTATGGAAGTTCACTTTATTCGGGATTGCGCAGAAATGGCAGCACGGTCATCGCTTTATCGGCGGGAAAGTCGTTGGGGATTATACCACTACCGATTAGATTACCCAGAGAAAAATAATGAGGAATGGTTCTGTCACATTAACTTGAAAAAGCATGAGTCGGGAGAAATGATTCTCTTTAAGCGCCAGGTTGAGCCATACGTGGTAGAAGTGGATTTAGAGAAAGAAGTCTATGATGTTGCGGTTCGTAAGAGATAA
- a CDS encoding 4Fe-4S dicluster domain-containing protein, producing MALAIQRVDVPVIVDESKCLEKCTACIEVCPLDVLVKNPETGKAYMKYDECWFCLPCEKECPTNAITVQIPFLLR from the coding sequence ATGGCTTTAGCAATCCAAAGAGTGGATGTTCCTGTGATTGTCGATGAGTCGAAGTGTCTGGAAAAATGTACAGCTTGCATTGAGGTTTGTCCGTTAGATGTGCTGGTGAAGAATCCAGAAACAGGCAAGGCATATATGAAGTACGATGAGTGCTGGTTCTGTTTGCCGTGTGAGAAGGAGTGTCCCACCAACGCTATTACTGTGCAAATTCCATTTTTGTTACGGTAA
- a CDS encoding HEAT repeat domain-containing protein, which translates to MFADTDSELKQWLDMLGSPEISDRLVAVKALQHLGDEAALQPLMTALQDESLAVQKLAVTALWELANENAVPALLRCLESPDAEIRQEALSALGELVTPDHLLLLLDVLQKDNFHVQISVLTLLRKIHDAQFLPYVLPLLEAKQAALREAAVTTLRYLNQVERCQPILALMTDSDATVRRAAALTLGHLADEQVVSLLCQALTSDADWQVRRNAAQSLALHASSDALPALATALEDEHWQVRKFAIQVIQKTPDERFLPRLVKALTDESSDVRRDAAIALGILKNPAALNALQQALDDPDRDVCIYAQRAIQSIQESQGGGTHA; encoded by the coding sequence ATGTTTGCTGATACGGATTCTGAACTGAAGCAATGGTTAGATATGCTGGGATCGCCTGAGATAAGCGATCGCTTGGTTGCAGTCAAAGCCCTGCAACATTTAGGTGATGAGGCAGCGCTACAGCCGTTGATGACGGCACTACAGGATGAGAGTTTGGCGGTGCAAAAGTTAGCAGTAACAGCACTTTGGGAGTTGGCAAACGAAAATGCTGTTCCAGCTTTATTGAGGTGCTTAGAATCACCTGATGCAGAGATTCGCCAAGAGGCGCTGTCAGCTTTGGGGGAGTTAGTTACACCGGATCATCTGCTGTTGCTTTTGGATGTTCTGCAAAAGGACAATTTCCATGTCCAGATCAGTGTGCTGACTCTGCTAAGAAAAATTCATGATGCTCAGTTTCTACCTTATGTGTTACCCTTGTTGGAAGCAAAACAGGCAGCTTTACGAGAAGCAGCAGTGACTACACTCCGGTATCTCAACCAAGTGGAGCGGTGTCAGCCAATTCTGGCGCTGATGACAGACTCGGATGCAACGGTACGCCGTGCTGCTGCTCTCACTCTAGGGCATTTGGCAGACGAACAGGTGGTTAGTTTGCTATGTCAAGCTTTGACATCGGATGCTGATTGGCAGGTGCGCCGTAATGCAGCCCAATCTCTTGCCCTTCATGCATCGAGTGATGCATTGCCAGCCCTTGCGACTGCTCTGGAGGATGAACATTGGCAAGTCCGCAAATTTGCTATTCAAGTAATACAAAAAACGCCGGATGAGCGGTTTTTACCTAGATTAGTGAAAGCGTTGACTGATGAATCTTCGGATGTCCGTCGAGATGCTGCGATCGCGCTTGGTATTCTCAAAAACCCCGCAGCGCTGAATGCGCTCCAGCAAGCGTTAGACGATCCGGATCGAGACGTGTGTATTTACGCACAACGAGCCATTCAAAGTATTCAAGAATCGCAAGGGGGAGGTACTCATGCCTAA
- a CDS encoding hybrid sensor histidine kinase/response regulator, which produces MAIPPEIRDQAYQFFIEEASELLQVLEVGLLSLNQERSIAKVHDLMRTAHTLKGGAASVGLNAIAILAHRLENILKALYDETLEIDTELETYLLQAYDCLRLPLIEQITTGRFDPEAALAIAEPIFTQLEARCGDALFHTDRYIPSSPDLGINLVTDIFTVDVAQGLERLAKVLAAPHQYQVAGELRAQAEVFAGFAELLNLPEFGAIANTALQALNTHPHRALEITLLTLTDFERYRNAMLSGDRTQQTGASAALMALADATTTTLPISEPLTTAESISQTEAVITDTINVMPQLEDANPTASLESSISVSNDLLHLPTEDTESTTAVEFSGIPQVEENGDEPVSAEVVTTSQKQEFLNLHNQLHLIPQHQLDLCAKTVRSELGSALQVSQSTEQYQTIPPFYVHQAELPTNPSLSVRVDSERLESMNNLVGELVISREGIFLQNEQLLAALRNLRQRFARLQKQMNQLRQICDQTLVTPECDRPQGKQRSNFPPNKVPQQSNLSQISEKDTATSGDRITTPDFDSLEIDRYGALHSHVQEILEEMVQLEEVTDDMDLFAKQSEQILVQQRHMLTNLRDDLLQARMLPLGEILNSFPRVLRDLSTTYRKPVILKLTGADVLVEKAILEKLYDPLLHLLRNAFDHGIEPPEVRRQHSKPEQGQIEICAYHKGNQTIIEVKDDGQGLNLERIRSRALELGYLSIQQLAVACATELYEFIFEPGFSTVSQVNQLSGRGIGLDVVRSQLQSIKGRITVKSVPKQGTSFTLYLPLTLTMARLMICSSGSTSIALRTDNVVEILAPEAAQIRQSGTQRFLLWEEKIIPLYQLADLLDYSCPLPETPPNRLWTSIFASESWELPVLLLRHEQQIVALQVAQLLTEQELVIKPFGSAIAPPGYTYGCTILGDGSLIPVIDANSLLSFVQTQNRDAISDTSSLQITAETESASFRPSLPTSKQISAPVVLVVDDAVTLRRSLALSLKRSGFRVLHAQNGQEAIEKLQQNSSVQLVICDIEMPRMNGFEFLSYRRRNPQLSQIPVVMLTSRGNEKHYQLAMQLGATAYFTKPYLEQEFIMTVNNILADTAHKSQR; this is translated from the coding sequence ATGGCAATCCCCCCCGAAATTCGTGACCAAGCCTACCAATTCTTCATAGAAGAAGCATCTGAGTTACTGCAAGTACTCGAAGTTGGACTATTGTCCCTCAACCAAGAGCGGAGTATTGCCAAAGTCCATGACTTAATGCGTACTGCTCACACCCTCAAAGGAGGAGCCGCTAGTGTTGGATTAAATGCGATCGCAATACTAGCGCATCGTCTAGAAAACATTCTCAAAGCTTTGTATGACGAAACATTAGAAATTGATACAGAGCTAGAAACTTACCTATTACAAGCTTACGACTGTCTGCGTTTACCTTTAATAGAGCAAATCACAACAGGACGTTTTGACCCAGAGGCAGCATTGGCGATCGCTGAGCCGATTTTTACCCAACTGGAAGCACGTTGTGGAGACGCGCTATTCCACACGGATCGATATATTCCGAGTTCACCCGATTTAGGTATCAATCTGGTGACTGACATTTTTACTGTAGATGTTGCTCAAGGGTTGGAACGACTAGCGAAGGTTTTGGCCGCTCCTCATCAGTATCAAGTCGCAGGAGAGTTACGAGCGCAGGCAGAAGTCTTTGCTGGATTTGCTGAACTCCTGAACCTGCCAGAATTTGGGGCAATTGCCAACACGGCCCTCCAAGCTCTCAATACTCATCCACATCGAGCCTTGGAAATTACACTACTGACATTAACTGATTTTGAGCGCTATCGAAATGCAATGCTGTCAGGTGATCGCACACAACAAACAGGTGCTTCAGCTGCCTTAATGGCATTGGCAGACGCCACAACAACAACTCTACCAATCTCCGAGCCGCTAACTACGGCGGAGTCAATTTCGCAAACCGAGGCAGTGATCACTGACACCATCAACGTCATGCCTCAGCTTGAGGACGCTAACCCAACCGCTAGTTTAGAAAGTTCCATCTCTGTAAGTAACGATTTATTGCACCTGCCAACAGAAGATACTGAATCGACAACGGCAGTCGAATTTTCAGGCATTCCTCAAGTTGAAGAAAATGGAGATGAGCCAGTCAGTGCGGAAGTTGTGACAACATCCCAAAAGCAGGAGTTCCTGAACCTTCACAACCAATTACACCTCATTCCTCAACATCAGCTAGACCTCTGTGCCAAAACTGTTCGCTCCGAGCTTGGTAGTGCCTTGCAAGTGAGCCAATCAACCGAGCAATACCAGACAATTCCTCCGTTCTACGTTCATCAGGCTGAATTGCCGACTAATCCAAGTCTCAGCGTACGAGTAGACTCAGAGCGCCTAGAAAGCATGAACAACCTTGTGGGTGAACTGGTCATTAGCCGTGAAGGGATTTTCCTCCAAAATGAGCAGCTTTTGGCAGCGTTGCGAAATCTACGGCAACGCTTTGCTCGCTTACAGAAGCAAATGAACCAGTTGCGGCAAATTTGTGACCAAACACTCGTGACCCCAGAGTGCGATCGCCCTCAAGGAAAACAGCGAAGTAACTTTCCTCCCAATAAAGTTCCACAACAAAGCAACCTCTCACAGATTAGCGAAAAAGACACTGCTACGAGTGGGGATCGTATTACTACCCCTGATTTTGATTCCCTAGAGATAGATAGGTACGGAGCTTTGCACTCCCATGTCCAAGAGATTCTTGAGGAGATGGTGCAGCTAGAAGAAGTTACTGACGACATGGATCTGTTTGCTAAGCAATCAGAGCAAATCCTGGTTCAACAGCGACATATGCTGACAAACCTACGGGATGACCTACTCCAGGCACGCATGTTACCCTTGGGCGAAATTTTGAATAGTTTTCCTCGTGTATTGCGGGATCTATCTACAACTTATCGCAAGCCTGTGATTTTAAAGCTTACTGGTGCAGATGTATTGGTGGAAAAAGCAATCCTAGAAAAACTTTACGATCCACTATTACATTTGCTTCGCAACGCCTTCGATCACGGTATTGAGCCACCAGAGGTCAGGCGACAGCACTCTAAACCAGAACAGGGACAGATTGAAATTTGTGCCTATCATAAAGGCAATCAAACAATTATTGAAGTGAAGGATGATGGTCAGGGACTAAATTTAGAACGGATTCGGAGTCGAGCCTTAGAACTAGGCTACTTGTCAATACAACAACTCGCGGTTGCCTGTGCAACTGAGCTTTACGAGTTCATTTTTGAGCCAGGATTCTCCACAGTCTCTCAGGTGAATCAGCTCTCAGGGCGAGGCATTGGTCTGGATGTCGTGCGATCGCAATTACAATCAATCAAAGGAAGAATTACCGTTAAATCTGTTCCTAAACAGGGAACAAGCTTTACGCTATATCTGCCGTTGACTCTCACAATGGCAAGATTAATGATTTGTAGCAGTGGCTCGACCAGTATTGCCCTACGCACGGACAATGTAGTTGAAATCTTAGCACCTGAAGCCGCACAAATCAGACAATCTGGAACCCAACGTTTTCTCCTTTGGGAAGAAAAAATTATTCCACTTTATCAACTGGCTGACCTTTTAGACTATAGCTGTCCACTACCAGAAACTCCTCCTAATCGGCTATGGACTTCTATTTTTGCATCTGAATCTTGGGAATTGCCAGTACTGCTCCTCAGACACGAGCAGCAGATCGTTGCTTTGCAGGTTGCTCAATTGCTAACCGAGCAAGAGTTAGTCATTAAACCGTTTGGTAGTGCGATCGCGCCTCCTGGCTATACTTACGGCTGTACCATCCTGGGCGATGGCAGTCTAATTCCTGTGATTGATGCTAATAGCCTCTTGAGTTTTGTTCAAACCCAAAACCGGGATGCAATTAGCGATACATCTAGTTTGCAAATCACTGCTGAAACTGAAAGTGCATCATTTCGTCCCTCCTTACCTACCAGCAAACAGATTTCAGCACCAGTAGTTCTAGTTGTTGATGATGCAGTTACTCTGCGCCGAAGCTTAGCTCTTTCCCTAAAAAGATCTGGTTTTCGAGTCCTACATGCACAAAATGGACAAGAAGCGATCGAGAAATTACAACAAAATTCTTCAGTGCAACTTGTGATTTGTGACATCGAAATGCCTCGAATGAATGGCTTTGAGTTTCTCAGCTACCGTCGTCGAAATCCTCAACTTTCACAGATTCCAGTTGTGATGCTTACATCTCGTGGCAATGAGAAACATTACCAATTAGCAATGCAATTAGGTGCCACAGCTTACTTCACCAAACCCTATCTGGAACAAGAGTTTATCATGACAGTGAATAATATCCTTGCGGACACTGCTCATAAAAGTCAAAGATGA
- a CDS encoding methyl-accepting chemotaxis protein, with product MPLRDRLVRWWQNVNVRAKATYVAIAMSTIPVLAIGGTAYYFANQSITQQVEAFGKAKVIDLQQKANLFMRQRFNDIQAMASLDVFTDPQLRSRMTAEDQVAALTRLMNSYGIYDSIAVFDLQGNVIAQTAGSLLGNQLNQDYIQAALKNNGASISQPRISESSKVFCLYAASIIKDKATDRPIGFIRARVPMEFLDEVLRNYGTQGTQYYLINASNEVFLGPEGSTEGTRVVTFDPSNTGTTERQEEYKKIVPQEIYPLFNRLQAANEVSTTISYNSKTKTEQLISYSPPVKLRGLPNLNWRAIVSVDTDTAFAAQRQFLLTLSIGTSITALLVAAIAAIVANRAIRPILVAATAVEKIGQGALGTRLHFQGTDEIASLANNINQMAQQLQETSGAQALEAAQERLLMTAQGSGALRTPDLQNIFDQTLEGTRNLLQLDRLVIYRFDAGSSGGIISESVAAKWSSALELNVNDSCIPQVVRDAYYQGRVLVENDISQAGFHLEHLKLLKQLQVKASLVIPILSGDEIFGLLIAHNCSSSRHWHEFEINFLKRLSNELGLSINRVELLERTIRLAEEQRQLKERLQKRAIELLTEVDPISRGNLMVRAKVTDDEIGTIADVYNATVASLRKIVLQVQKATNQVVVTTNTNDLSVQSLSVEALRQAEEVSAALELVTAMANAAREVAANAAQAEEAVKLADQTVAEGDAVMNQTVDGMQAIRTTVAEAAKKVKYLGESSQRISKAVELISAFAARTNILAINASVEASRAGSEGRGFSMIAEEIRTLARQSAEATEEIRQLVLTIQAETREVITAMELGTEQVVTGTKLIDDTRQSLNQITAVSSEISQRVTTISQATISQSQTSEAVTRTMQDVALIANQTSTQANQVLSSFEQLRQVAQLLQESIGQFKVK from the coding sequence ATGCCTCTGCGAGATCGGCTAGTTCGCTGGTGGCAAAACGTTAATGTCAGAGCAAAAGCCACCTATGTTGCGATCGCAATGAGTACAATTCCAGTGTTAGCGATTGGGGGAACTGCCTATTATTTTGCCAATCAGTCAATTACCCAGCAAGTAGAAGCTTTTGGGAAAGCGAAGGTAATTGACTTGCAACAGAAAGCAAACCTGTTTATGCGTCAACGCTTTAATGATATTCAAGCAATGGCAAGTCTAGATGTTTTTACTGATCCTCAGTTGCGATCGCGAATGACAGCCGAAGATCAAGTAGCAGCTCTTACGCGCCTCATGAATAGCTATGGCATCTATGACAGTATTGCAGTTTTTGATTTACAGGGAAATGTAATTGCTCAAACAGCAGGCTCCCTGCTTGGAAACCAGCTTAACCAAGATTATATTCAAGCAGCATTAAAAAACAACGGAGCAAGCATCAGCCAACCAAGAATTTCGGAAAGCTCAAAGGTTTTTTGTCTTTATGCAGCTTCCATTATTAAAGATAAAGCTACAGACCGACCCATTGGGTTCATCCGGGCCCGTGTGCCGATGGAATTTCTGGATGAAGTACTGCGAAATTATGGAACTCAAGGAACACAGTATTACCTGATTAATGCTTCTAACGAGGTTTTTCTAGGTCCTGAAGGCTCTACTGAAGGCACAAGAGTAGTAACATTTGATCCTTCAAATACAGGCACAACGGAGCGCCAAGAGGAATACAAGAAAATTGTTCCTCAAGAAATTTATCCTTTATTTAATCGCCTCCAGGCAGCCAATGAGGTCAGCACTACTATCTCCTACAATTCCAAAACTAAGACTGAGCAACTGATCAGCTATAGTCCTCCTGTAAAACTTCGAGGGTTGCCAAATCTGAATTGGCGAGCGATTGTTTCTGTTGATACAGATACTGCGTTCGCCGCACAACGACAATTCCTGCTGACGCTGTCAATTGGAACTAGTATCACCGCTTTATTAGTGGCTGCGATCGCAGCGATTGTAGCGAACCGAGCAATTCGTCCGATTTTAGTAGCGGCAACGGCAGTCGAAAAAATTGGTCAAGGAGCGTTGGGAACTCGCCTGCATTTTCAGGGGACAGATGAAATTGCTTCATTGGCAAACAACATCAACCAGATGGCACAACAGTTGCAGGAGACTTCAGGGGCACAAGCGTTGGAAGCAGCACAGGAGCGGTTACTGATGACAGCACAAGGGTCTGGAGCATTACGAACACCGGATCTGCAAAATATTTTTGATCAGACCCTTGAGGGAACACGAAATCTCCTGCAACTAGATCGGCTGGTGATTTATCGCTTTGATGCTGGCTCAAGCGGAGGCATTATCTCAGAATCTGTGGCAGCAAAATGGTCAAGCGCTCTTGAGCTTAATGTCAATGATTCCTGCATTCCCCAAGTAGTCCGTGATGCCTACTATCAAGGCCGAGTTTTGGTCGAAAATGACATCTCCCAAGCAGGGTTTCATCTCGAACATCTCAAGTTACTAAAACAGTTACAAGTCAAAGCAAGTTTAGTAATTCCCATTCTCAGTGGTGATGAAATTTTCGGGTTATTGATTGCTCATAACTGCTCAAGTTCTCGCCATTGGCACGAGTTTGAAATCAATTTCCTCAAACGCTTAAGCAATGAACTTGGGCTTTCGATCAACCGAGTCGAATTGTTAGAGCGAACAATCCGCTTAGCAGAAGAACAGCGTCAGCTCAAAGAAAGGCTGCAAAAACGGGCAATAGAACTGCTTACGGAAGTAGACCCAATCAGTCGAGGGAATTTAATGGTTCGGGCGAAGGTAACAGATGATGAGATTGGTACAATTGCAGATGTTTACAATGCTACTGTGGCTAGCTTACGGAAAATAGTACTTCAGGTGCAAAAAGCAACTAATCAAGTAGTTGTGACAACAAACACCAATGATCTCTCCGTGCAATCTTTGTCAGTAGAAGCATTACGGCAAGCAGAGGAAGTGAGCGCCGCCTTAGAATTGGTGACAGCAATGGCGAACGCTGCCCGAGAAGTTGCTGCCAATGCAGCACAGGCAGAAGAGGCTGTGAAACTCGCAGATCAGACTGTGGCAGAAGGAGATGCTGTCATGAACCAAACGGTGGACGGAATGCAGGCAATCCGGACAACGGTTGCAGAGGCTGCTAAGAAGGTAAAATATCTGGGAGAGTCTTCCCAAAGAATTTCTAAAGCCGTTGAACTCATTAGTGCTTTTGCTGCTCGAACCAATATTCTGGCAATCAATGCTTCGGTGGAGGCATCTCGTGCTGGTTCAGAAGGCAGAGGTTTTTCCATGATTGCTGAGGAGATACGAACCTTGGCACGACAATCCGCAGAAGCGACAGAAGAAATTAGACAATTAGTTCTCACCATTCAGGCAGAAACGAGGGAAGTGATTACAGCGATGGAATTGGGAACAGAACAGGTTGTAACAGGAACCAAGCTCATAGACGACACTCGCCAAAGCTTAAATCAAATTACAGCAGTCAGTTCTGAAATTAGCCAACGCGTTACCACGATCTCTCAGGCAACGATTTCTCAATCTCAAACCTCCGAAGCTGTTACCCGAACTATGCAAGATGTTGCCTTAATCGCCAATCAAACCTCAACACAAGCTAATCAGGTCTTATCATCGTTTGAACAATTGCGTCAAGTAGCACAATTGTTACAGGAGAGTATTGGGCAATTTAAAGTCAAGTAG
- a CDS encoding chemotaxis protein CheW has protein sequence MTNSSFLGNSSPYPENKQETALVSVSAQSEQFLRLHVVQDMTALLPIQQVAEALTIAMGTIVPIPHMPPWVIGVYNWRGEVLWMVDLGHLCGLTPWYEQVTSSSVYEAIVLQVADDPSTQTQPKNQTLGLVVDRVEDIEWCDWQAIQCPPNFTLNPKLKQFLRGYWWKSNDVMLAVLDGSAILQAMPR, from the coding sequence ATGACTAACTCTTCATTTCTGGGAAACTCTAGCCCATACCCTGAAAATAAGCAAGAAACTGCACTAGTATCAGTGTCAGCTCAGAGTGAGCAATTTTTGCGGCTACATGTTGTGCAAGACATGACGGCTCTGTTACCCATTCAACAGGTAGCAGAGGCGCTGACAATTGCGATGGGTACAATTGTGCCGATTCCTCATATGCCGCCTTGGGTAATAGGAGTTTATAACTGGCGGGGTGAAGTTCTGTGGATGGTCGACCTTGGGCACTTGTGCGGGCTTACTCCTTGGTATGAGCAGGTCACTAGTTCTTCAGTGTATGAGGCGATCGTGTTACAAGTGGCAGATGATCCGTCCACACAGACTCAGCCTAAAAATCAAACGCTAGGACTAGTCGTTGATCGAGTCGAAGATATTGAATGGTGTGACTGGCAAGCCATTCAATGCCCGCCAAACTTCACGCTAAATCCTAAGCTAAAACAATTTTTGCGCGGATATTGGTGGAAATCGAATGATGTGATGTTAGCAGTTTTAGATGGTTCTGCCATTTTGCAAGCCATGCCCAGATAG
- a CDS encoding response regulator transcription factor — MGTVLIVEDSLTDMQILIGCLQKGGIDVIIAQTGEEAIATISRYKPDVILLDVVLPGCSGFEVCREVKGNADTNNIPIVLCSTKGGEMDKFWGMKQGASAYLTKPIDQEELVRTIKQLIKSSDA; from the coding sequence ATGGGAACCGTGCTAATTGTTGAGGATTCATTAACGGATATGCAAATATTAATTGGCTGTCTTCAAAAAGGGGGAATCGACGTCATAATTGCCCAAACAGGAGAAGAAGCCATTGCCACTATTAGCCGCTACAAGCCAGATGTCATCCTTCTGGATGTTGTTCTACCTGGCTGTAGTGGATTTGAGGTTTGTCGTGAAGTCAAGGGGAACGCTGATACGAATAATATTCCAATCGTCTTATGTTCCACTAAAGGAGGCGAAATGGATAAATTTTGGGGCATGAAGCAAGGAGCATCTGCTTACTTAACGAAACCAATCGATCAAGAAGAACTGGTACGCACAATTAAACAGTTGATCAAAAGTAGTGATGCCTGA